CAATGATAAAAATTTATTCAAAACGATAAACTTTTCTGATTTTCTCTATCACTTGCCAACGACATTTAAGCCCTTTAGGGAAAAGCACTAAATCACCTTTAGCAATCTCTACCTTTTTACCATCAGGTGTTTCTATTATTGCTTTACCATCTAAAATATAGCATCTT
This genomic stretch from Candidatus Desulfofervidus auxilii harbors:
- a CDS encoding cupin domain-containing protein — translated: MEIKKEKPTEERLKSLGVDNWSPWECEPSSFDWEYFEDERCYILDGKAIIETPDGKKVEIAKGDLVLFPKGLKCRWQVIEKIRKVYRFE